One genomic window of Phycisphaerae bacterium includes the following:
- a CDS encoding response regulator, with translation MNDMNRRVLFVDDEVNLLEGLRRQLRRKYVVATASSGAAGLEVLESQGPFAVVVSDYNMPGMNGAEFLEDVHHRVPQTVAVMLTGRPELSVAVSALHQGHIFRFLQKPCTQELLEKALDDAIEQYRLVSAERALTAELNARNEELRLLNEELEARVVQRTALIQRMQRFMTDLNGIDSLEGVADLVVGTTADMLTSRRVSLMLPDGNREYLRIAAAVGIAQDVKEAIRVPVGGAIAGRVFAESQNIVVSEPDEMSEFSDRYDSEFFASIPLASTSLVTPSGPVGVLNVSEPLDGRPYSAEALAQLRAIGEVVAIALCNQIRLRERNEARDATILALARLAENRDPETGTHLERVQAYCRLLSQALARRPEYTRVITRSFIETIVRSSPLHDIGKVGIPDEILLKPGRLVPAEFEIMKRHAQIGGDTIRSIINQGRTQDFLLMGMEIAYHHHEKFNGKGYPFGLAGEQIPLSARIVAVADVYDALTSKRVYKAAMPHGEAVTILRQEAGSHFAPEVVDAFLSREQDFAQLAVSLADLSEPQKAEPLSGDTRGLQGAAGAEERVSYAFARR, from the coding sequence ATGAATGACATGAACCGGCGGGTACTCTTTGTGGATGACGAAGTCAACCTGCTCGAAGGCCTCAGGCGGCAGTTGCGTCGGAAGTATGTGGTGGCGACGGCCAGCAGTGGGGCGGCGGGGCTGGAGGTCCTGGAGAGCCAAGGGCCCTTCGCGGTCGTGGTGTCCGACTACAACATGCCGGGCATGAATGGAGCCGAATTCCTGGAGGATGTGCACCATCGGGTCCCGCAGACAGTCGCGGTGATGCTGACTGGCCGGCCGGAGTTGAGCGTTGCCGTATCAGCCCTGCATCAGGGTCACATCTTCCGCTTCCTGCAGAAGCCCTGTACTCAGGAGTTGCTGGAGAAAGCCCTGGATGACGCCATCGAGCAGTACCGGCTGGTGAGTGCAGAACGGGCGCTGACGGCAGAGCTGAATGCCAGGAACGAGGAACTCCGGCTTCTCAATGAGGAGTTGGAGGCCCGTGTGGTTCAGCGGACCGCGTTGATTCAGCGCATGCAGCGATTCATGACCGACTTGAATGGCATCGACTCGCTGGAGGGGGTGGCGGACCTGGTCGTGGGGACCACGGCCGACATGCTGACCAGCCGTCGCGTGTCGCTGATGTTGCCGGACGGCAATCGCGAGTACCTTCGTATCGCCGCGGCAGTGGGGATTGCCCAGGACGTGAAGGAGGCCATTCGCGTGCCGGTTGGTGGCGCGATTGCCGGACGCGTGTTCGCCGAATCGCAGAACATCGTGGTCAGCGAACCTGACGAGATGAGCGAGTTCAGCGATCGGTACGACAGCGAGTTTTTCGCCAGTATCCCATTGGCGAGCACCTCGCTGGTGACTCCCAGCGGCCCGGTTGGCGTGCTCAATGTCAGCGAGCCGCTGGATGGCCGGCCCTATTCCGCGGAAGCCCTGGCCCAGTTGCGAGCCATCGGGGAGGTGGTGGCCATCGCCCTGTGCAACCAGATCCGATTGCGGGAGCGCAACGAGGCTCGCGATGCGACGATCCTGGCTCTGGCCAGGCTGGCCGAGAACCGCGATCCCGAGACCGGGACCCATCTCGAGCGTGTGCAGGCCTATTGTCGGCTCCTGAGTCAAGCCCTGGCTCGCAGGCCCGAGTACACCCGGGTAATCACCCGGTCGTTCATTGAGACCATTGTCCGGTCCTCCCCGCTGCATGACATTGGCAAGGTGGGAATACCGGATGAAATCCTCCTCAAGCCAGGCCGGCTGGTTCCTGCAGAGTTCGAGATCATGAAACGGCACGCGCAGATCGGCGGCGACACCATCCGGAGCATCATCAACCAGGGACGGACGCAGGACTTCCTGCTGATGGGGATGGAAATCGCCTACCATCATCACGAGAAGTTCAACGGCAAGGGATACCCTTTTGGCCTGGCTGGGGAGCAGATACCGCTCTCCGCCCGAATCGTGGCCGTGGCCGATGTCTATGACGCGTTGACATCGAAGCGAGTCTACAAAGCGGCGATGCCCCACGGCGAGGCCGTCACCATCCTCCGGCAGGAGGCCGGCTCGCACTTTGCCCCCGAAGTGGTGGACGCTTTCCTCAGTCGTGAGCAGGACTTTGCCCAACTCGCCGTTTCGCTGGCCGACCTGTCGGAGCCTCAGAAGGCCGAACCACTCTCGGGAGACACACGGGGGCTGCAGGGGGCGGCCGGGGCCGAGGAGAGGGTCAGCTACGCCTTTGCCCGGCGATGA
- a CDS encoding pyridoxal phosphate-dependent aminotransferase → MQLSKRVQQLAESATLAVSAKAAAMKKEGIDVVSFGAGEPDFPTPEFIRNACKTALDAGHTKYANPASGIQAAKEAACLKLKRENGLEYKASQIMITVGGKEALFLASMALLEEGDEAILPSPYWVSYPEQIRLCGARPVIVEGCESRSFKLTPEQIANAITPRTKVLIFNSPSNPGGFTYSPEEVKAIARIIAKTDITVFSDEMYDRLIYGNQRFMSFAAAGPEVYARTLTFNAGSKTYSMTGWRIGYVAGPEPIIKAMAKLQSQTTSGTATFNQHALAAALSGDQTPVETMRKEFERRAEYMHQRLNMIKGVTCVQPTGAFYAFPNVSQAFATLGVDNSLDFSAKVLEKAHVALVPGVAFGLDHYVRLSFATSMEQIKKGLDRLEGLLGKA, encoded by the coding sequence ATGCAACTGTCCAAACGCGTTCAGCAACTGGCCGAGTCCGCCACCCTGGCCGTCAGTGCGAAGGCGGCGGCGATGAAGAAGGAAGGCATCGACGTGGTGAGCTTCGGGGCCGGCGAGCCCGACTTCCCGACCCCCGAGTTCATCCGCAACGCCTGCAAGACTGCCCTCGACGCCGGACACACCAAATACGCCAACCCGGCTTCAGGCATCCAGGCAGCCAAGGAGGCGGCCTGCCTGAAGCTGAAACGTGAAAACGGCCTGGAGTACAAAGCCTCCCAGATCATGATCACGGTAGGCGGCAAGGAGGCGCTGTTTCTGGCGAGCATGGCCTTGCTTGAAGAGGGCGACGAAGCCATCCTGCCATCCCCCTATTGGGTCTCCTATCCCGAACAGATCCGGCTCTGCGGAGCCAGGCCGGTCATCGTCGAGGGCTGCGAGTCGAGGAGCTTCAAGCTCACCCCGGAGCAAATCGCCAACGCGATCACACCCAGAACCAAGGTGCTCATTTTCAACTCGCCGAGCAATCCGGGTGGCTTCACCTACTCGCCGGAGGAGGTCAAGGCCATCGCCAGGATTATCGCCAAGACGGACATCACCGTCTTCAGCGACGAGATGTATGATCGCCTCATCTACGGCAACCAGCGGTTCATGAGCTTCGCCGCCGCCGGACCGGAGGTTTACGCTCGAACCCTGACCTTCAACGCCGGCTCAAAAACCTACTCGATGACCGGCTGGCGAATCGGCTACGTGGCCGGCCCCGAACCGATCATCAAGGCTATGGCCAAGCTCCAGAGCCAGACGACCAGCGGCACGGCCACGTTCAACCAGCACGCCTTGGCGGCCGCCCTCAGCGGCGACCAAACCCCGGTCGAGACCATGCGCAAGGAGTTCGAGCGCCGGGCCGAATACATGCACCAGCGACTCAACATGATCAAGGGGGTGACCTGCGTCCAACCCACTGGAGCCTTCTACGCGTTCCCCAACGTGAGCCAGGCGTTCGCAACCCTGGGCGTGGACAATTCGCTCGACTTCTCCGCAAAGGTGCTGGAGAAAGCCCACGTCGCCCTGGTGCCCGGCGTCGCCTTCGGACTCGACCACTACGTTCGGCTGTCTTTTGCCACCAGCATGGAGCAGATCAAGAAGGGCCTCGATCGGCTGGAAGGACTCCTTGGCAAGGCGTGA
- the pgl gene encoding 6-phosphogluconolactonase — MSMPPPTEILIGKDMPEATAFAAEQVVRALATPNRNRSVALAGGSTPRALYTSLASPPWKTCVDWQGIEWFWGDERAVPPNHPDSNYRMARETLLDALAVDPTHIHRMAAETVDLPAAAHDYETTIRHLVPANAQGTPTFDLILLGIGGDGHTASLFPGSVGLTERARLVVAHEIPSLRSRRMTLTFPLLRAARNILFFVTGAAKADILAQIHAADADPLRLPAAGLRTTAGRTIWVLDADAARLVQSVIRP; from the coding sequence GTGAGTATGCCTCCCCCAACGGAGATCCTGATCGGCAAAGACATGCCCGAGGCAACCGCCTTCGCCGCTGAGCAAGTGGTCCGAGCGCTGGCCACTCCGAACCGAAACCGATCCGTTGCTCTGGCCGGCGGGAGTACCCCCCGAGCCTTGTACACGTCGCTGGCGTCGCCGCCGTGGAAGACATGCGTCGACTGGCAGGGCATCGAGTGGTTCTGGGGAGATGAGCGTGCCGTACCACCGAATCACCCGGACAGCAACTACCGGATGGCCCGCGAAACCCTCCTCGATGCGCTCGCAGTCGATCCGACTCACATCCACCGCATGGCGGCCGAGACTGTCGACCTGCCAGCCGCGGCCCATGACTACGAAACAACCATCCGTCACCTCGTTCCGGCAAACGCCCAGGGCACGCCGACATTCGATCTGATCCTGCTCGGCATCGGCGGGGACGGACATACCGCCAGCCTGTTCCCCGGCTCAGTCGGCCTGACCGAGCGGGCTCGCCTCGTCGTCGCCCACGAGATCCCCAGCCTGCGATCGCGCCGGATGACCCTGACCTTCCCCTTGCTCCGCGCCGCCAGGAACATCCTGTTCTTCGTCACCGGCGCCGCCAAGGCCGACATCCTGGCGCAGATCCACGCCGCGGACGCCGACCCCCTCAGACTGCCGGCGGCCGGCCTGCGAACAACCGCCGGACGCACCATTTGGGTCCTCGATGCCGACGCCGCCCGGCTTGTCCAGAGTGTGATCCGCCCGTAG
- a CDS encoding aspartate aminotransferase family protein has product MARGYALGRGAGYAAWIRTITVTTSPAFEEIPTHPVDTRLRRIVTSLPVPETRSLLETSARVEPRSMGGQPPVAWDRAEGFSVFDAYGNKWIDFSSGVLVANAGHGRREIQDAIITQAQHGLLHNYCFPSHHRIDLARRLTELAPEPLKKAFLISTGSEATECAVKLMRTHGRQVTDDKTVIVSFSNAFHGRTMGAQMIGGIPLLKEWIGYMDPGMVQVPFPDGFRCQDTSFAVFEESLAKMAIDPRRVAGVITETYQGGGASFAPPEYIAKLREWCDQWNVLLTFDEVQAAFGRCGRQWGFEHYGVMPDLMCLGKGISSCLPVAAVVGRPDVMDLFPPGSMTSTHTGNPICCAAALANIELILKEHLIEKAACTGEVLHEALWKQLKPFDARIGAIHGKGLVAGVHVIKDDSLAPDRDLAHKVVWNAVGRGLMLFSPVGVGGATIKICPPLCITEEAIIEGVSAIADAFKDCLS; this is encoded by the coding sequence ATGGCGCGTGGCTACGCTTTGGGGCGGGGCGCTGGGTATGCCGCATGGATAAGGACAATCACCGTGACCACATCGCCCGCGTTTGAGGAGATCCCCACCCATCCTGTTGACACCCGGCTTCGGCGGATCGTGACCTCCCTGCCCGTCCCCGAGACCCGGTCTCTCCTCGAGACATCCGCCCGCGTGGAGCCACGATCGATGGGCGGCCAGCCGCCGGTGGCGTGGGACCGAGCCGAAGGGTTCAGCGTCTTTGACGCCTACGGCAACAAGTGGATCGATTTCTCCAGCGGTGTGCTGGTCGCCAACGCGGGCCATGGACGCAGGGAAATCCAAGACGCCATCATCACCCAGGCCCAGCACGGTCTGCTGCACAACTACTGCTTTCCGAGTCACCATCGCATCGACCTGGCTCGCAGACTGACCGAATTGGCTCCGGAACCGCTCAAGAAGGCCTTCCTCATCTCCACCGGCAGCGAGGCCACCGAATGCGCAGTCAAGTTGATGCGGACCCACGGCCGGCAAGTCACCGATGACAAGACGGTCATTGTCAGCTTCAGCAACGCCTTTCATGGCCGGACCATGGGTGCCCAGATGATTGGCGGCATCCCCTTGCTGAAGGAGTGGATCGGATACATGGACCCGGGCATGGTACAAGTTCCCTTTCCGGACGGCTTTCGCTGTCAAGATACCAGCTTCGCGGTCTTCGAGGAATCGCTGGCCAAGATGGCGATTGACCCGCGCCGAGTGGCGGGTGTGATCACCGAGACCTACCAGGGCGGCGGGGCCAGCTTCGCGCCGCCCGAGTACATCGCCAAGCTCCGCGAGTGGTGCGATCAGTGGAATGTCCTGTTGACCTTCGATGAGGTCCAGGCAGCCTTCGGCCGATGCGGTCGACAGTGGGGCTTCGAACACTACGGAGTCATGCCCGACCTGATGTGTCTGGGGAAGGGCATCAGCAGCTGCCTGCCGGTGGCCGCCGTCGTCGGCAGGCCGGACGTCATGGATCTGTTCCCCCCCGGTTCGATGACCAGCACGCATACCGGCAACCCGATCTGCTGCGCGGCGGCCCTGGCCAATATCGAACTCATCCTCAAGGAGCACCTCATCGAGAAGGCGGCCTGTACGGGCGAGGTGCTGCACGAAGCACTCTGGAAGCAGCTGAAGCCCTTTGACGCCCGGATCGGGGCGATCCACGGCAAGGGCCTGGTAGCCGGCGTCCACGTCATCAAGGACGACTCCCTGGCCCCCGACCGCGATCTGGCCCACAAGGTCGTCTGGAACGCCGTCGGCCGCGGACTCATGCTGTTCTCACCCGTTGGCGTGGGTGGAGCCACGATCAAGATCTGTCCCCCGCTCTGTATCACTGAGGAGGCGATCATCGAAGGTGTCTCCGCGATCGCCGACGCATTCAAGGATTGCCTGAGCTAG